Proteins encoded by one window of Dietzia sp. B32:
- the pks13 gene encoding polyketide synthase Pks13 (Pks13 is a key enzyme in mycolic acid biosynthesis.), translating into MAQSEMTVVELREWMRGWVCRATGLDISKVTDDRSLEEYGLSSRDAVSLSADLEDLIGRPLDATVAYQHPTIASLAEYVVNGPVETDEPTDFHTFRDRGAGMEFDVAVIGLATRFPGGADTPEATWELLASGRDATTPRPDSRWSEWAGDAYVQQVLAEAPDRGGWLDDSEVKDFDAEFFGMSPREAEMVDPQQRLALELTWEALENAHLPASDLKGHEVGVFMGSSSSDYQVFLTSDSAAASPYAVTGASNSIISNRVSYTFDFRGPSMTLDTACSTSLVAIHEAVNSLRLHESDLVVAGGVNMMLAPAATMGFAKTGAALSPDGRIKAFSSDANGICRAEGGGVFILKRLSEAERDGNDILAVIKGSAVNSDGRSNGMTAPNPDAQVAVLRQAYADAGVDPREVDYIEAHGTGTILGDPIEATALGQVLGRGREADRPTLLGSAKTNFGHMESAAGAAGLAKIILGMNKDALPPTINFAGPNPYIDFDAARLSVVTETTEWPRYSGRALAGISGFGFGGTNAHVVVAEYQPAAGAAGEAEAGNAAGADEAAGAAEADDAAEADDAASASDADDVARCVAEAVERNADELATTGTSVAGAPATVLVVSGSLPSRRKSTAGQIADWLEARDDSIDLGAVARTLATRNHGRSRGAVVGHTRAELVAGLRALAAGDPGPGVFSADAPAGTGDVWVFSGFGSQHRKMAKELYLSNPLFASCLDAVDELIDFEAGYRISEIILDDSQTYELENSQVGIFAIQVALIDTLRALGAKPEAVIGHSMGEVAAAYATGGLGLEDAVRVICVRSRLMGDAEGQVSDDEAGAMALVEYSAEEIARIIADNPQFASIEPAVYAAPTHTTVGGRAKPVADFVAWVEEQGKFARQLQVRGAGHTSDVDMLLGELAAEIAGLEPHELTSGLFSSVDRETFYRAGHEPVHAEEYWVKGMRHSVWFTHAVRKAVEAGYVTFLELAPNPVAAMSVAATCFDAGLMEPNLLHTLKRKESEADTLLHAIAQLYVHGHTIDMPSVVEMIHGYVTGPDRYAPVPGTAWKRRTLWPKVTAGGGSGEGRMPGSHVALPDGRHAWQVRAEVVPSVDALMTAAAASVLDGATLTAVNRPGVLPAAGSVTTTMTPHPGGASVQVHARTGEGSGTFVLVAECAVTGGAPIAPESAPEQHYVSSESDAPVVDEDEDDDEVDNRWNPESGESIGDRLARIIGSSMGYSPDDLPRELPLLDLGLDSLMAVRIKNRVEHEFSIPPLELQAMRDASLDDVADMVRFAVENPEQVGDLAAQQARGEGAVDVAALRGDASVSDAGPGADDSAVSIAPRDDTERMAFGAWAVVTGAAAPGVTGALPAIDEDTRTALAERLSARSGGDITAAQVAGATTIAEVADLLRPFTEVAVEGNIRVLAEGSAEGTPLFLFHAAGGSSFVYEPLVDRLGADTPVYGVERVEGPLEERAASYLDRIREIAAGRPLAVGGWSFGGALAVEVARQLRAAGDEVALVVLLDTVQPSEPIPDTLDEAEARWRRYSEFAKRTYGLDVEVPRDFLAEHGEDGVLDMLLGALGAEAGVMGGGVIEHQRASFVDNRILQSADLSSWAGIGAEVPFVLYRAERMHDGAIELEPRYAHIDPDGGWARIVADLEVVQLEGDHLAMVDEPVVGTVGKHLARRLTELDAGVRKGSDA; encoded by the coding sequence ATGGCACAGAGCGAGATGACGGTAGTGGAGCTCCGCGAGTGGATGCGGGGCTGGGTCTGCCGGGCCACGGGGCTCGACATCTCCAAGGTCACCGACGACCGCTCGTTGGAGGAGTACGGCCTGTCGTCCCGCGACGCGGTGTCCCTGTCCGCCGATCTCGAGGACCTCATCGGTCGCCCGCTCGACGCGACCGTCGCCTACCAGCACCCCACCATCGCCTCGCTGGCCGAGTACGTCGTCAACGGGCCGGTCGAGACCGACGAGCCCACCGACTTCCACACGTTCCGTGACCGCGGCGCGGGCATGGAGTTCGACGTGGCCGTGATCGGGCTCGCCACCCGGTTCCCCGGCGGCGCCGACACCCCGGAGGCGACCTGGGAACTGCTCGCCTCCGGCCGGGACGCCACCACCCCCCGCCCGGACTCCCGCTGGTCGGAGTGGGCGGGCGACGCCTACGTCCAGCAGGTCCTGGCCGAGGCCCCGGACCGCGGCGGCTGGCTCGACGACTCCGAGGTCAAGGACTTCGACGCCGAGTTCTTCGGCATGAGCCCCCGCGAGGCCGAGATGGTCGACCCGCAGCAGCGGCTCGCGCTCGAGCTCACGTGGGAGGCCCTGGAGAACGCCCACCTGCCGGCCAGTGACCTCAAGGGCCACGAGGTCGGCGTCTTCATGGGCTCGTCCTCCAGCGACTACCAGGTGTTCCTCACCTCGGACTCCGCTGCGGCCTCCCCCTACGCGGTCACCGGCGCCTCCAACTCGATCATCTCGAACCGGGTGTCCTACACGTTCGACTTCCGCGGCCCGTCCATGACACTGGACACCGCCTGCTCGACGTCGCTGGTGGCGATCCACGAGGCCGTCAACTCCCTGCGACTGCACGAGTCGGATCTCGTCGTGGCCGGTGGCGTCAACATGATGCTCGCGCCCGCCGCCACCATGGGCTTCGCCAAGACCGGCGCCGCGCTCAGCCCGGACGGGCGGATCAAGGCGTTCTCGTCCGACGCCAACGGCATCTGCCGTGCGGAGGGCGGGGGAGTGTTCATCCTGAAGCGCCTCTCGGAGGCCGAACGGGACGGGAACGACATCCTCGCCGTCATCAAGGGGTCCGCGGTGAACTCGGACGGCCGCTCCAACGGCATGACCGCCCCCAACCCCGACGCCCAGGTCGCGGTCCTGCGCCAGGCCTACGCCGACGCCGGTGTGGACCCGCGCGAGGTCGACTACATCGAGGCGCACGGCACCGGCACGATCCTGGGCGACCCCATCGAGGCCACCGCCCTGGGGCAGGTGCTCGGTCGCGGGCGCGAGGCCGACCGGCCCACGCTGCTCGGCTCGGCCAAGACCAACTTCGGCCACATGGAGTCCGCCGCCGGCGCCGCCGGTCTGGCCAAGATCATCCTCGGGATGAACAAGGACGCCCTGCCGCCCACGATCAACTTCGCGGGCCCCAACCCGTACATCGACTTCGACGCCGCTCGACTGAGCGTGGTCACCGAGACCACCGAGTGGCCGCGCTACAGCGGCCGCGCCCTGGCCGGCATCTCCGGGTTCGGGTTCGGCGGTACCAACGCGCACGTCGTGGTGGCCGAATACCAGCCGGCGGCCGGCGCGGCCGGCGAAGCCGAGGCGGGCAACGCAGCCGGCGCGGACGAGGCAGCCGGCGCAGCCGAGGCGGACGACGCAGCCGAGGCGGACGACGCAGCCAGCGCGTCCGACGCGGACGACGTCGCCCGCTGCGTGGCCGAGGCCGTGGAGCGCAACGCCGACGAGCTGGCCACCACCGGGACCTCCGTGGCCGGTGCGCCCGCGACCGTGCTCGTGGTCTCCGGCTCCCTGCCGTCGCGGCGCAAGTCAACCGCCGGCCAGATCGCCGACTGGCTCGAGGCCCGGGACGACTCGATCGACCTGGGTGCCGTCGCCCGTACCCTGGCCACCCGCAACCACGGGCGGTCCCGCGGGGCCGTGGTGGGCCACACCCGCGCCGAGCTGGTGGCGGGCCTGCGGGCCCTGGCCGCCGGCGATCCCGGGCCCGGCGTGTTCAGTGCCGACGCCCCCGCCGGCACCGGCGACGTGTGGGTGTTCTCCGGTTTCGGCTCGCAGCACCGGAAGATGGCCAAGGAGCTGTACCTGTCCAACCCGCTGTTCGCCTCGTGCCTGGACGCGGTGGACGAGCTCATCGACTTCGAGGCCGGGTACCGGATCTCCGAGATCATCCTCGACGACTCCCAGACCTACGAGCTCGAGAATTCCCAGGTCGGGATCTTCGCCATCCAGGTGGCGCTGATCGACACCCTGCGCGCGCTCGGGGCCAAGCCCGAGGCCGTCATCGGCCACTCGATGGGCGAGGTCGCGGCCGCCTACGCGACCGGTGGACTCGGCCTCGAGGACGCGGTGCGCGTGATCTGCGTGCGGTCGCGTCTCATGGGTGACGCCGAGGGCCAGGTGTCGGACGACGAGGCCGGCGCCATGGCGCTGGTCGAGTACTCGGCGGAGGAGATCGCCCGGATCATCGCCGACAACCCGCAGTTCGCCTCGATCGAGCCCGCGGTCTACGCGGCGCCCACCCACACCACGGTCGGCGGGCGCGCCAAGCCCGTCGCCGACTTCGTGGCCTGGGTCGAGGAGCAGGGCAAGTTCGCCCGTCAGCTACAGGTCCGCGGCGCCGGCCACACGTCGGACGTGGACATGCTCCTCGGCGAACTCGCCGCCGAGATCGCCGGTCTCGAACCGCACGAGCTCACCTCCGGCCTGTTCTCCTCGGTCGACCGCGAGACCTTCTACCGCGCCGGCCACGAGCCGGTCCACGCCGAGGAGTACTGGGTCAAGGGCATGCGTCACTCGGTGTGGTTCACCCACGCCGTGCGCAAGGCCGTGGAGGCCGGGTACGTCACGTTCCTCGAGCTGGCGCCCAACCCGGTCGCGGCGATGTCCGTGGCCGCGACCTGCTTCGACGCCGGCCTCATGGAGCCCAACCTGCTCCACACGCTCAAGCGCAAGGAGTCGGAGGCCGACACCCTCCTCCACGCGATCGCGCAGCTGTACGTCCACGGTCACACGATCGACATGCCCAGCGTGGTGGAGATGATCCACGGGTACGTCACCGGCCCGGACCGGTATGCACCGGTGCCCGGGACGGCCTGGAAGCGCCGGACCCTGTGGCCCAAGGTCACCGCCGGTGGCGGGTCGGGTGAGGGCCGCATGCCGGGCTCGCACGTCGCGCTGCCCGACGGTCGCCACGCCTGGCAGGTCCGCGCCGAGGTGGTGCCCAGCGTCGACGCGCTGATGACCGCCGCCGCGGCGTCCGTGCTCGACGGCGCGACCCTCACCGCCGTGAACCGGCCCGGTGTGTTGCCGGCCGCCGGTTCCGTGACCACCACCATGACCCCGCACCCGGGTGGCGCGTCGGTGCAGGTCCACGCCCGGACCGGTGAGGGCTCCGGGACGTTCGTGTTGGTCGCCGAGTGCGCGGTGACCGGGGGCGCCCCGATCGCCCCGGAGTCCGCGCCCGAGCAGCACTACGTGTCGAGTGAGTCCGACGCCCCAGTGGTCGACGAGGACGAGGACGACGACGAGGTCGACAACCGCTGGAATCCCGAGTCCGGCGAGTCGATCGGCGACCGACTGGCCCGGATCATCGGGTCGTCGATGGGGTACAGCCCCGACGACCTGCCGAGGGAACTCCCGCTGCTGGATCTCGGCCTGGATTCGCTCATGGCGGTGCGGATCAAGAACCGCGTCGAGCACGAGTTCTCCATCCCGCCGCTCGAATTGCAGGCGATGCGCGACGCGTCGCTCGACGATGTCGCGGACATGGTGCGGTTCGCCGTGGAGAACCCGGAGCAGGTCGGCGACCTGGCCGCCCAGCAGGCCCGCGGTGAGGGCGCCGTCGACGTGGCCGCACTGCGCGGCGACGCGTCGGTGTCCGACGCGGGCCCCGGCGCCGATGACTCCGCGGTCTCCATCGCGCCCCGCGACGACACCGAGCGCATGGCGTTCGGTGCGTGGGCCGTGGTCACCGGCGCCGCGGCGCCCGGCGTGACGGGCGCGCTGCCCGCGATCGACGAGGACACCCGGACCGCCCTCGCCGAGCGGCTCTCGGCCCGCTCGGGCGGCGACATCACCGCCGCGCAGGTCGCCGGTGCCACGACGATCGCCGAGGTCGCGGACCTGCTGCGTCCGTTCACCGAGGTCGCGGTGGAGGGCAACATCCGCGTGCTGGCCGAGGGGTCGGCCGAGGGCACCCCGCTGTTCCTGTTCCACGCCGCCGGCGGGTCGTCGTTCGTGTACGAGCCGCTGGTCGACCGACTCGGCGCGGACACCCCGGTGTACGGCGTCGAGCGAGTCGAGGGGCCGCTGGAGGAGCGGGCCGCGAGCTACCTGGACCGCATCCGCGAGATCGCGGCCGGCCGTCCGCTCGCCGTGGGGGGCTGGTCCTTCGGCGGCGCGCTGGCCGTGGAGGTGGCCCGGCAACTGCGGGCCGCGGGCGACGAGGTGGCGCTGGTCGTCCTGCTGGACACGGTGCAGCCGTCGGAGCCGATCCCCGACACCCTCGACGAGGCCGAGGCCCGGTGGCGGCGATACTCGGAGTTCGCCAAGCGCACCTACGGGCTCGACGTGGAGGTCCCGCGGGACTTCCTCGCCGAGCACGGTGAGGACGGCGTCCTGGACATGCTGCTCGGGGCACTGGGTGCCGAGGCGGGCGTCATGGGCGGTGGCGTCATCGAGCACCAGCGGGCCAGCTTCGTCGACAACCGCATCCTGCAGAGCGCGGACCTGTCCTCCTGGGCCGGTATCGGCGCGGAGGTGCCGTTCGTGCTCTACCGGGCCGAGCGCATGCACGACGGGGCGATCGAGCTCGAGCCCCGCTACGCCCACATCGACCCGGACGGCGGCTGGGCCCGGATCGTGGCCGATCTGGAGGTCGTCCAGCTCGAGGGGGACCACCTCGCGATGGTCGACGAACCGGTGGTCGGTACCGTCGGTAAGCATCTGGCGCGTCGGCTCACCGAGCTCGACGCGGGTGTACGGAAGGGATCAGACGCGTGA
- a CDS encoding acyl-CoA carboxylase subunit beta, which translates to MDPGSERAKARRDAAGHTPPRERIGLLLDAGSFVEMGQLAKAPGSPDNPFGDGVVTGRGTIDGRPVAVYAHDNTVFGGSVGEGFGKKVCAIMDFAIKVGCPIIGINDSGGARVQDAVTSLAYYSEISRRQYPASGYVPQISIMLGKCAGGAVYAPATTDFVIAVQDQAYMFVTGPDVIRQVTGEDVTMDELGSALQQAKNGNVNHVAVSEHDAFMYVRNLLSYLPSSAAEKAPRINPGLEPEPTESDLHLDTIIPDSDNAAYDMHDVLLRMFDDGEFVETSAQFASNIITGFARVDGESVGVIANQPLHLSGALDIDASEKAARFMSLCDAYSIPLVYVVDTPGYLPGVQQEKLGIIHRGAKMGFAVVAASVPKVTFVVRKAYGGAYAVMGSKNLGGDLNFAWPTARIAVMGAEGAVDLLQRRQIEEAGPEEGPKLRKQLIDMYNEFIATPYTAAERGYIDAVIEPSQTRLVLRGALNQLRDKIRNEPPRKHPIAPM; encoded by the coding sequence ATGGACCCGGGTAGCGAGCGGGCCAAGGCCCGCCGCGACGCCGCGGGGCACACCCCGCCCCGGGAGCGCATCGGGCTGTTGCTGGACGCCGGCAGCTTCGTGGAGATGGGGCAGCTCGCCAAGGCGCCCGGCAGTCCGGACAACCCGTTCGGTGACGGCGTGGTGACCGGCCGCGGCACCATCGACGGTCGTCCGGTGGCCGTGTACGCGCACGACAACACGGTGTTCGGCGGGTCGGTCGGCGAGGGCTTCGGCAAGAAGGTCTGCGCCATCATGGACTTCGCCATCAAGGTCGGTTGCCCCATCATCGGCATCAACGACTCCGGTGGTGCCCGCGTCCAGGACGCCGTGACCTCGCTGGCCTACTACTCCGAGATCTCGCGTCGGCAGTACCCGGCCTCGGGCTACGTCCCCCAGATCTCGATCATGCTCGGCAAGTGCGCGGGCGGCGCCGTCTACGCCCCCGCGACGACCGACTTCGTGATCGCGGTCCAGGACCAGGCGTACATGTTCGTCACCGGCCCGGACGTGATCCGTCAGGTCACCGGCGAGGACGTCACCATGGACGAACTCGGTTCGGCCCTGCAGCAGGCCAAGAACGGCAACGTCAACCACGTGGCCGTCAGTGAGCACGACGCGTTCATGTACGTGCGCAACCTGCTGAGCTACCTGCCGTCCTCGGCGGCGGAGAAGGCCCCCCGGATCAACCCGGGCCTCGAGCCGGAGCCGACGGAGTCGGACCTGCACCTCGACACGATCATCCCGGACTCGGACAACGCCGCGTACGACATGCACGACGTGCTCCTGCGGATGTTCGACGACGGCGAGTTCGTGGAGACCTCTGCGCAGTTCGCGTCCAACATCATCACGGGCTTCGCCCGGGTCGACGGCGAGTCGGTCGGCGTCATCGCCAACCAGCCACTGCACCTGTCGGGGGCGTTGGACATCGACGCCTCCGAGAAGGCGGCCCGGTTCATGTCGCTGTGCGATGCGTACTCGATCCCGCTGGTCTACGTGGTGGACACCCCCGGCTATCTCCCGGGCGTGCAGCAGGAGAAACTCGGCATCATCCACCGCGGGGCCAAGATGGGGTTCGCCGTGGTCGCGGCCTCGGTCCCCAAGGTCACGTTCGTCGTCCGCAAGGCCTACGGCGGCGCGTACGCCGTCATGGGGTCCAAGAACCTGGGCGGCGACCTGAATTTCGCCTGGCCGACCGCCCGCATCGCGGTGATGGGCGCCGAGGGCGCGGTCGACCTCTTGCAGCGTCGTCAGATCGAGGAGGCGGGCCCCGAGGAGGGGCCGAAGCTCCGCAAGCAGCTGATCGACATGTACAACGAGTTCATCGCCACCCCGTACACCGCCGCCGAGCGCGGGTACATCGACGCGGTGATCGAGCCGTCGCAGACCCGTCTGGTGCTGCGCGGTGCGCTGAACCAGCTGCGGGACAAGATCCGCAACGAGCCGCCGCGTAAGCACCCGATCGCCCCGATGTGA